A single window of Dermochelys coriacea isolate rDerCor1 chromosome 2, rDerCor1.pri.v4, whole genome shotgun sequence DNA harbors:
- the VSTM2A gene encoding V-set and transmembrane domain-containing protein 2A isoform X4 has protein sequence MDKETGREKAKFTEFPRNVTATEGQNVEMSCAFQSGSASVYLEIQWWFLRAAEEQEAGGEVTGTQVELLPERDLDNDGTKISTVKVQGNDISHKLQISKVRKKDEGLYECRVTDANYGDLQEYKAQAFLKVNANSHSRRMQAFEASPMWLQDMKPRKNISAAVPSSVHNSSNQRLRSTTSPEAAAKIPKQSPQSAKSKSPVKSTERTAKLTLTSNHHSAPNVL, from the exons ATGGACaaggaaacaggaagggaaaaag CAAAATTCACCGAGTTCCCCCGAAATGTCACAGCCACTGAAGGGCAGAACGTGGAGATGTCGTGCGCTTTCCAGAGCGGCTCCGCCTCCGTGTACCTCGAGATCCAGTGGTGGTTTCTGCGAGCAGCGGAGGAGCAGGAGGCTGGAGGCGAGGTGACGGGCACTCAG GTGGAGCTCTTACCAGAGAGAGACTTGGACAATGACGGAACAAAGATAAGC ACAGTGAAAGTACAAGGGAATGACATCTCCCACAAGCTGCAGATTTCAAAAGTGAGGAAAAAGGATGAAGGCTTGTATGAGTGCAGGGTGACAGATGCCAACTATGGAGACCTTCAGGAATACAAGGCTCAGGCATTTCTCAAAGTCAATGCTAACAGCCACTCTCGGCGAATGCAGGCCTTTGAAGCGTCCCCAATGTGGCTGCAAGATATGAAACCTCGCAAGAACATCTCAGCAGCTGTTCCCAGTAGCGTCCATAACTCTTCCAATCAGCGTCTGCGCTCAACCACCAGCCCCGAAGCAGCAGCTAAAATCCCAAAACAGAGTCCACAATCAG CAAAGAGCAAATCGCCTGTAAAATCCACGGAGCGGACAGCAAAGTTGACCCTAACCTCCAACCACCACTCTGCACCCAATGTACTCTAA
- the VSTM2A gene encoding V-set and transmembrane domain-containing protein 2A isoform X5 → MDKETGREKAKFTEFPRNVTATEGQNVEMSCAFQSGSASVYLEIQWWFLRAAEEQEAGGEVTGTQVELLPERDLDNDGTKISTVKVQGNDISHKLQISKVRKKDEGLYECRVTDANYGDLQEYKAQAFLKVNANSHSRRMQAFEASPMWLQDMKPRKNISAAVPSSVHNSSNQRLRSTTSPEAAAKIPKQSPQSGARIATSHGLSVLLLVCGFVKGALL, encoded by the exons ATGGACaaggaaacaggaagggaaaaag CAAAATTCACCGAGTTCCCCCGAAATGTCACAGCCACTGAAGGGCAGAACGTGGAGATGTCGTGCGCTTTCCAGAGCGGCTCCGCCTCCGTGTACCTCGAGATCCAGTGGTGGTTTCTGCGAGCAGCGGAGGAGCAGGAGGCTGGAGGCGAGGTGACGGGCACTCAG GTGGAGCTCTTACCAGAGAGAGACTTGGACAATGACGGAACAAAGATAAGC ACAGTGAAAGTACAAGGGAATGACATCTCCCACAAGCTGCAGATTTCAAAAGTGAGGAAAAAGGATGAAGGCTTGTATGAGTGCAGGGTGACAGATGCCAACTATGGAGACCTTCAGGAATACAAGGCTCAGGCATTTCTCAAAGTCAATGCTAACAGCCACTCTCGGCGAATGCAGGCCTTTGAAGCGTCCCCAATGTGGCTGCAAGATATGAAACCTCGCAAGAACATCTCAGCAGCTGTTCCCAGTAGCGTCCATAACTCTTCCAATCAGCGTCTGCGCTCAACCACCAGCCCCGAAGCAGCAGCTAAAATCCCAAAACAGAGTCCACAATCAG GTGCGAGGATAGCTACAAGCCATGGACTTTCTGTCCTGCTTCTTGTTTGTGGCTTTGTGAAGGGTGCTTTGCTTTAA